One genomic window of Deltaproteobacteria bacterium HGW-Deltaproteobacteria-6 includes the following:
- the tilS gene encoding tRNA lysidine(34) synthetase TilS — translation MIEKIEQTINKYRLLENGDRVVVALSGGADSCALLFSLLAISETCCLKIIVAHFNHGLRHDQSNEDEVFCKNLARRSGLLFVSEKMRQPAIPRGLSPEDYFRQERYHFLDKVAADNGANKIALGHHLEDQAETVLLNFLRGSGLDGLKGMLPMRENRYIRPLMEVSRQEIINFLKVAGIAYREDSSNNSAVYLRNRIRGELIPFLKERYNPQIERNLVRMAEIIRRDDDFMCGYVNAILASSSIQKKKDEMSFSAQYFRTLHVSLGYRLIKALLEYLAPAGKGFSSSHIQSLVDLAAGSSAGKSVSLPYGLHALKEYDRIFIRSSRIEKVRDYAYPLTIPATVDLKERGIILSLKWGAADEIDFNSSQKTYLDGDKIKEPLIIRNRRRGDWFEPLGTKGTQKIKKLLIDRKIPRSERDRIALIADQESVIWIENMHLNERIKVSSETKKILILEIRSSS, via the coding sequence ATGATTGAAAAAATTGAACAAACCATAAATAAATATCGACTGCTGGAAAATGGCGACCGCGTCGTTGTCGCCTTATCCGGAGGCGCCGATTCCTGCGCGCTGTTATTCAGCTTACTCGCTATTTCTGAAACATGTTGTCTGAAAATAATTGTCGCTCATTTCAATCATGGGTTGCGGCATGACCAATCGAATGAAGATGAGGTATTTTGTAAGAATCTGGCGCGCAGATCCGGCCTGCTCTTTGTGTCGGAAAAAATGCGCCAGCCTGCTATTCCCAGAGGCCTGTCACCTGAAGATTATTTTCGTCAGGAAAGGTATCACTTTTTGGATAAAGTTGCCGCGGACAACGGGGCGAATAAAATTGCCCTTGGTCATCATCTGGAAGATCAGGCGGAGACAGTATTGCTCAACTTTCTGCGCGGCAGTGGATTAGACGGACTCAAAGGTATGCTCCCGATGAGGGAAAACAGGTACATTCGTCCGCTGATGGAAGTATCGCGACAGGAAATTATCAATTTCCTGAAAGTTGCCGGGATTGCATATCGCGAGGACAGTTCCAATAACAGCGCTGTTTATTTGCGAAACCGTATCCGCGGAGAGCTGATACCCTTTCTTAAAGAAAGATATAATCCACAAATTGAACGCAATCTGGTGAGAATGGCGGAGATTATTCGCCGGGATGATGATTTCATGTGCGGCTACGTCAACGCAATCCTGGCATCGTCTTCTATTCAAAAAAAGAAGGATGAAATGTCATTTTCGGCACAATATTTCAGAACGCTCCATGTATCTTTGGGTTACAGACTCATCAAAGCTCTCCTGGAATATCTGGCACCTGCGGGCAAAGGTTTTTCATCTTCTCATATTCAATCGCTTGTCGATCTGGCCGCAGGCAGTTCGGCGGGAAAGTCAGTTTCATTGCCCTATGGTCTTCATGCTCTAAAAGAATATGACCGTATCTTCATCAGGTCCAGCAGGATCGAAAAAGTACGGGATTACGCATATCCCTTAACAATACCGGCGACAGTTGATTTAAAAGAAAGAGGTATTATCTTATCCCTGAAATGGGGGGCTGCTGATGAAATTGATTTTAATAGCAGTCAGAAAACGTATCTCGATGGGGATAAGATTAAAGAACCACTGATTATTCGAAATCGCAGACGCGGTGACTGGTTCGAACCTCTGGGAACAAAAGGAACTCAAAAAATAAAAAAACTGCTCATTGACCGGAAAATACCGAGATCTGAACGTGACAGGATTGCGCTGATTGCTGATCAGGAATCAGTGATCTGGATTGAAAACATGCACTTGAATGAAAGAATTAAAGTATCATCTGAAACAAAAAAAATTTTAATTCTCGAAATTCGATCCTCCTCATGA
- a CDS encoding cell division protein FtsH, with product MNQFQKNIALVLTVLLVFLLVWQLFNQQKSSAKDINYTEMLSHLNNGEIMEVTIQGDAITGKLATGNTFKAYAPKDDELIGMFRAKNVKITAKPLEENPWYMIFISWFPMLLLIGVWIFFMRQMQSGGGKAMSFGKSRARLITDKSKKVTFADVAGINEAKAELEEVIDFLKDPKKYTKLGGRIPKGLLLVGPPGTGKTLLARAIAGEADVPFLSISGSDFVEMFVGVGASRVRDLFSQAKKNAPCIIFIDEIDAVGRHRGAGLGGGHDEREQTLNQLLVEMDGFESNEGVILVSATNRPDVLDPALLRPGRFDRQVVVPLPDVKGREKIFEVHARKAPVAEDVDFAILARGTPGTSGADIENLVNEAVLNAARLNKDKVNMVDFEFAKDKVLMGAERRTMVISDMEKRNTAYHEAGHTLVARLIPGTDPIHKVTIIPRGRALGLTQQLPIDEKHTYPSQYLENNIAILLGGRAAEEIVLKDYTTGAGNDIERATNLARKMVCEWGMSPIMGPLSYGKKEEQIFLGREFATHKDYSEDTAKHIDEEVVSIVKRNYDKALSLLNEHIEILHKISSELLEKEVLNSTEIDEIIGSALPAQPVETNQ from the coding sequence TTGAATCAGTTTCAAAAAAATATAGCACTTGTGCTGACGGTGCTTCTGGTTTTTTTGCTCGTCTGGCAGTTGTTTAATCAGCAGAAGTCGAGCGCCAAAGACATTAATTACACCGAAATGTTATCCCACCTGAATAATGGCGAGATCATGGAAGTAACCATACAGGGGGATGCCATAACAGGTAAACTGGCTACTGGAAATACTTTTAAAGCATATGCTCCTAAAGATGATGAACTGATTGGCATGTTCAGGGCAAAAAACGTTAAAATTACAGCAAAACCGCTGGAAGAAAATCCCTGGTATATGATTTTCATTTCATGGTTTCCCATGCTTCTACTCATCGGGGTGTGGATATTCTTTATGCGTCAGATGCAGTCGGGCGGCGGTAAAGCGATGTCTTTCGGCAAGAGCAGAGCACGCCTGATTACCGATAAATCCAAGAAGGTAACGTTTGCCGATGTGGCAGGTATCAATGAAGCAAAAGCTGAACTCGAAGAAGTGATCGACTTTTTAAAAGATCCCAAAAAATACACCAAACTCGGTGGCCGTATTCCCAAGGGATTATTGCTGGTGGGACCTCCCGGAACAGGTAAAACGCTTCTGGCACGCGCGATTGCCGGCGAGGCTGATGTTCCTTTTCTGAGTATCAGCGGTTCTGATTTTGTGGAAATGTTCGTCGGAGTCGGCGCGTCCCGCGTGCGGGATTTGTTCAGTCAGGCCAAAAAGAACGCACCCTGCATTATCTTTATCGATGAAATTGACGCCGTCGGGCGTCACCGCGGCGCGGGTTTAGGCGGCGGCCATGATGAAAGAGAACAAACCCTTAATCAATTGCTGGTGGAAATGGATGGATTTGAGTCCAATGAAGGCGTGATTCTGGTTTCCGCAACCAACCGTCCGGATGTTCTGGATCCGGCGCTTTTGCGGCCGGGACGTTTTGATCGTCAGGTGGTTGTCCCTCTACCGGATGTGAAAGGCCGGGAGAAAATATTTGAAGTGCACGCGCGCAAGGCGCCTGTTGCGGAAGATGTCGATTTTGCCATTCTGGCGCGGGGAACACCCGGCACGTCAGGCGCCGATATTGAGAATCTCGTCAATGAGGCGGTTTTAAATGCCGCCAGATTGAATAAAGACAAAGTCAACATGGTCGACTTTGAATTCGCGAAAGATAAGGTCCTGATGGGTGCCGAAAGAAGGACCATGGTTATCAGTGACATGGAGAAACGCAACACGGCCTACCATGAAGCCGGTCACACCCTAGTTGCCCGTTTGATTCCAGGAACAGATCCGATCCACAAGGTGACGATCATTCCGCGAGGCAGAGCCCTGGGATTGACGCAGCAATTGCCGATTGATGAGAAACACACCTATCCCAGTCAATACCTGGAAAATAATATTGCCATATTGCTGGGCGGCCGCGCCGCTGAAGAGATTGTACTGAAAGATTACACCACAGGTGCCGGCAACGATATCGAAAGAGCCACCAATCTTGCACGGAAAATGGTGTGTGAATGGGGGATGAGCCCGATCATGGGACCGCTGAGCTATGGCAAGAAGGAAGAGCAAATCTTTTTAGGTCGTGAATTTGCCACACACAAGGATTACAGCGAGGATACAGCAAAGCATATCGATGAGGAAGTTGTATCCATTGTGAAGCGCAACTACGATAAAGCATTGTCGCTTTTGAACGAGCATATTGAAATTCTGCACAAAATATCCAGCGAGCTTCTGGAAAAAGAGGTTCTCAATAGCACGGAAATCGATGAAATCATCGGCAGCGCACTGCCTGCTCAACCAGTCGAAACGAATCAATAG
- the folP gene encoding dihydropteroate synthase, producing the protein MKIVKINNSNEAVEIFRKIGVDPYGISAMAPKTQHVNILLKAQSCKVANILKQEMLALNGDAAVARGSVACSIDTTDVLLMGTLKQVSALSKKIEKQPFGLDAIAKDILNLLGNIEQDRYILKTSRRKIVLGEKTLIMGILNITPDSFSDGNIYLDPQKAIGRALQMADEGADIIDIGGESTRPGSKSVTLRQEITRVVPIIEFLSRKLKIPISVDTTKSQVAQKALEAGAEIINDISSLGDNKMASVIRKASAALILMHMRGTPANMQTGNLVYEDLMHEINCFLEDRCRKAVAAGIGRNQLVVDPGIGFGKTYEDNCRIIKSLSELKILGLPLLIGPSRKAFIGKITGGAPAERTDGTAAAVSAAIMNGCNIVRVHDVAVIKKVAAMTDAIVQA; encoded by the coding sequence TTGAAGATAGTTAAAATTAATAATTCTAATGAAGCTGTTGAAATATTCCGGAAAATCGGCGTAGACCCCTATGGAATCAGCGCGATGGCGCCCAAAACCCAACATGTTAATATCCTCTTGAAAGCGCAATCCTGCAAAGTAGCCAATATTCTGAAGCAGGAAATGCTGGCGCTGAACGGTGATGCCGCAGTCGCGCGTGGCAGTGTTGCCTGTTCAATTGACACAACAGATGTGCTGCTCATGGGAACTCTCAAACAGGTGAGTGCCCTGAGTAAAAAAATAGAAAAGCAGCCTTTCGGATTGGATGCCATCGCAAAGGATATTCTGAATCTTCTGGGAAATATTGAACAAGATCGATATATTTTAAAAACATCGCGACGAAAAATAGTTTTGGGCGAGAAAACATTGATCATGGGAATATTAAATATCACCCCGGATTCTTTTTCCGACGGCAACATTTACTTAGATCCACAAAAGGCCATTGGGCGCGCTCTGCAAATGGCGGATGAAGGCGCTGATATTATCGATATTGGTGGAGAATCTACAAGACCTGGATCAAAATCAGTCACTTTGCGCCAGGAGATTACCAGAGTTGTTCCCATTATTGAATTTTTATCACGGAAACTGAAGATTCCCATTTCAGTGGATACGACAAAGTCGCAAGTAGCGCAAAAAGCATTGGAAGCCGGAGCAGAAATCATTAATGATATCAGTTCGCTCGGCGATAATAAAATGGCCTCCGTCATCCGGAAGGCCTCTGCTGCATTGATCTTGATGCATATGAGGGGCACACCTGCAAACATGCAAACCGGAAATCTGGTCTATGAAGATTTAATGCATGAAATTAATTGTTTTCTGGAAGATAGATGCCGCAAAGCCGTTGCGGCGGGGATTGGCAGAAACCAGCTGGTGGTTGATCCGGGAATCGGATTTGGAAAAACTTACGAGGATAACTGCCGGATAATAAAAAGTTTAAGCGAACTGAAAATATTGGGTCTGCCATTGTTGATCGGACCATCACGCAAAGCTTTTATCGGCAAGATCACAGGTGGTGCGCCTGCAGAAAGAACCGATGGGACAGCCGCTGCCGTTTCAGCGGCTATTATGAACGGCTGCAATATTGTCCGGGTTCATGATGTGGCTGTTATAAAAAAAGTTGCCGCAATGACGGATGCAATCGTTCAAGCTTAG
- the acpS gene encoding 4'-phosphopantetheinyl transferase (Catalyzes the formation of holo-ACP, which mediates the essential transfer of acyl fatty acid intermediates during the biosynthesis of fatty acids and lipids), with the protein MIYGIGIDLVENDRIKRIIQKWGNKFLSRVFSDREIAYCERHTQASIHYGARFAVKESFLKAIGTGLGRGVKLMEIEVVNEESGKPEINLSGGAREYFVKAGIEKIHLSITHTNKYASAMVLLEK; encoded by the coding sequence ATGATATACGGAATCGGCATCGATTTGGTGGAAAACGACCGCATAAAAAGAATTATTCAAAAATGGGGCAATAAATTTTTATCACGGGTCTTTTCCGACAGGGAAATAGCTTATTGCGAACGTCATACCCAGGCGTCCATTCATTATGGAGCACGTTTTGCCGTAAAAGAATCATTTCTGAAAGCCATTGGTACAGGCCTCGGACGTGGCGTGAAATTGATGGAAATAGAGGTCGTCAATGAAGAGAGCGGAAAGCCGGAAATAAATTTGTCCGGTGGTGCACGGGAATATTTTGTAAAAGCCGGGATCGAAAAAATACATCTGAGTATTACCCATACAAATAAATATGCATCCGCGATGGTTTTACTGGAAAAATAA
- a CDS encoding tRNA (adenosine(37)-N6)-threonylcarbamoyltransferase complex ATPase subunit type 1 TsaE has product MKENTALVEIESESSRQTYAIGFAVGAKAGEGDIFALSGELGAGKTCFTGGLARGLGVSEDYTITSPTFTLINEYPGRCRLYHFDVYRLNQIGELDDLGYDEYVSGKGVVAIEWAEKIADALPTGAIVINFTYIDENKRVISISGPQKRVREIVKDIKTEV; this is encoded by the coding sequence ATGAAAGAAAATACCGCTCTTGTTGAAATAGAATCCGAAAGCTCCAGGCAGACATATGCAATTGGTTTTGCCGTAGGGGCAAAGGCCGGGGAAGGGGATATCTTTGCATTATCGGGTGAACTGGGTGCGGGAAAGACATGCTTTACAGGCGGATTGGCCCGTGGCCTGGGTGTAAGCGAAGATTATACTATTACCAGTCCGACCTTTACCCTGATTAATGAGTATCCGGGGCGATGCAGGCTTTACCATTTTGATGTTTATCGATTGAATCAGATTGGCGAACTGGATGATCTGGGTTATGATGAATATGTATCGGGAAAAGGCGTAGTTGCTATTGAATGGGCGGAAAAAATTGCCGATGCTTTACCGACTGGTGCTATAGTAATTAACTTTACTTACATTGATGAAAACAAAAGAGTTATAAGTATCAGCGGACCTCAAAAAAGAGTTAGGGAAATAGTAAAAGATATCAAGACGGAGGTTTAA
- a CDS encoding aspartate kinase (catalyzes the formation of 4-phospho-L-aspartate from L-aspartate and ATP, in Bacillus, lysine sensitive; regulated by response to starvation.), translating to MGLIVQKFGGTSVANIEKIKNVAAKAIREKNAGHDVVVVLSAMAGETNRLIDLAHSATDSPDEREYDSLISTGEQVTITLLAIVLNSMGYRSRSFLGFQVKILTDNSYKKARISLIDTDVIENEIKKGTIVVVAGFQGVDEDNNITTLGRGGSDTSAVALAAALKAERCDIFTDVDGVYTTDPNICAKARRLDKISYDEMLEMAMTGAKVLQPRSVEMAKKYDVPVYVKSTFSDEGGTLVTKEDKEMEKEVLSGITYDRDQAKITVIHIPDKPGIAANLFTALSERNISVDMIIQNASAEGFTDITFTVSKKEMKEAQKIVEATAKDIGAKSVTVDDDVAKISIIGVGMVSHSGVAAKMFKTMSDEAINIMMISTSEIKISCIIQRKYTELAVMALHDAFNLEKKK from the coding sequence ATGGGGTTGATTGTTCAAAAATTTGGTGGGACATCGGTAGCAAATATTGAGAAGATAAAAAATGTGGCGGCCAAGGCTATTCGAGAAAAGAACGCCGGCCATGATGTTGTGGTTGTGCTCTCCGCGATGGCGGGAGAAACCAACAGACTGATCGATCTGGCGCATAGTGCGACTGATTCTCCGGATGAAAGAGAGTACGACTCCTTGATCTCAACAGGGGAGCAAGTAACGATCACCTTGCTGGCTATCGTACTGAATTCGATGGGATATCGTTCTCGATCCTTTCTCGGATTTCAGGTTAAAATATTAACGGATAATTCCTATAAAAAGGCAAGGATATCGCTGATCGATACGGATGTTATCGAGAATGAAATAAAGAAAGGCACCATTGTTGTCGTGGCTGGTTTTCAGGGAGTTGATGAGGATAATAACATTACAACACTGGGCCGTGGCGGTTCAGATACGAGCGCGGTGGCTCTGGCTGCGGCGCTTAAAGCGGAACGATGTGATATTTTCACGGATGTCGACGGTGTTTACACAACCGACCCCAACATCTGCGCAAAAGCCAGAAGGCTGGATAAAATATCCTACGATGAAATGCTGGAAATGGCCATGACAGGAGCGAAGGTTTTGCAGCCCCGATCTGTAGAAATGGCTAAAAAATATGATGTGCCCGTTTATGTAAAATCAACCTTTTCTGACGAAGGCGGAACACTTGTAACCAAGGAGGATAAAGAAATGGAGAAAGAAGTACTGTCAGGGATCACATACGACCGTGATCAGGCAAAAATAACTGTAATTCATATTCCGGATAAACCGGGGATAGCTGCAAATTTATTTACGGCTTTATCCGAACGAAATATCAGTGTCGATATGATTATTCAAAACGCCAGTGCTGAAGGCTTTACCGATATCACATTCACCGTGTCGAAAAAGGAAATGAAAGAAGCGCAGAAGATTGTTGAAGCAACAGCTAAAGACATTGGCGCTAAAAGTGTGACAGTGGACGATGACGTTGCAAAGATATCAATCATCGGTGTAGGTATGGTGAGTCATTCCGGTGTCGCGGCTAAAATGTTTAAGACCATGTCGGATGAAGCCATCAATATCATGATGATCAGTACATCGGAAATAAAAATATCCTGCATCATCCAGAGGAAATATACGGAATTGGCCGTTATGGCGCTTCATGATGCGTTTAATCTGGAAAAGAAAAAGTAA
- a CDS encoding lytic transglycosylase: MISKTNITFLKLFGTLPSVFLVLVVLLLSYVVPAFADIYKYEDNDGVIHLTNVPSNTNAKYVMILKEKRILFPKVSNIRQYDTIIAQAASKFNLDVALIKAVIKAESNFNHHAVSRAGAKGLMQLMPQTASALKVDDVFHPGNNIEGGARYLRYLLNLYRGNLTLALAAYNAGEGAVAKYNYGVPPYRETQNYIRRVLSLYDSYSKT; this comes from the coding sequence ATGATCTCTAAGACAAACATAACATTTTTAAAATTATTTGGAACACTGCCATCAGTCTTTTTGGTTTTAGTGGTTCTGCTGCTGTCCTATGTTGTTCCGGCTTTCGCCGATATTTATAAATACGAGGACAACGATGGCGTAATTCATCTGACGAACGTACCTTCCAATACTAACGCCAAATACGTAATGATTCTTAAAGAAAAAAGAATTCTTTTCCCCAAAGTCAGTAATATTCGTCAATATGACACTATTATTGCCCAGGCAGCCAGTAAATTTAATCTGGATGTCGCCTTGATTAAAGCCGTCATCAAAGCGGAATCCAATTTTAATCATCATGCCGTTTCACGCGCCGGTGCAAAAGGACTCATGCAATTGATGCCGCAGACCGCTTCAGCCCTGAAAGTTGATGATGTTTTTCATCCCGGCAATAACATCGAAGGCGGCGCTCGTTATCTGCGTTACCTTTTGAATCTTTACCGAGGAAACTTGACGCTCGCACTTGCCGCTTATAATGCGGGCGAAGGAGCTGTGGCTAAGTACAATTACGGCGTACCGCCTTACCGTGAAACACAAAATTATATAAGGCGCGTACTTTCTTTGTATGATTCATACAGTAAAACATAA
- a CDS encoding sodium-independent anion transporter — translation MRCGLTTPNIPAADPFTQHVRPGGISRLFPIISTLRSYQRDWVLPDIAAGLVLTAILVPVGMGYAAASGLPAIYGLYATIAPLIVYAIFGPSRILVLGPDSALAAIIAATILPLAAGNADKAVALASMLAVLSGVLCILAGLAKFGFITDLLSRPIRDGYLNGIALTVLIGQLPKIFGFSVSGSNFIKEANNLVQGILNRQINWTACVIGLSCLIVILGCKRLVPRIPGVLIAVAGATISVSLLDLSARAGIAVCGPLPQGMPQFTIPTVSLSELSTLCAAAVAIALVSFADTSALSRTFAHRTGSEVDSNQEIIALGAANVAAGLFQGFPVSSSASRTPVAEAAGAKTQLTGVVGAVSIALLLIYTPGLLQNLPQAALGAIVIAACINLVEIRSVLRLYQLRRDEFVLSFVCFFGVVILGVIQGIFIAVGLALLAFIWRAWQPYDAVLGHVDGLKSYHDISRHPEAKRIEGLVLFRWDAPLFFANAEIFRNQVLRAIANAPTQTKWVVVAAEPITDVDITAADVLADLDQTLHQAGMDLFFAEMKGPVKDSLKRYGLFNRLGIENFFPTIDQAVERYLIVHKIE, via the coding sequence ATGAGGTGCGGTTTGACGACTCCAAATATTCCTGCAGCTGATCCTTTTACACAACATGTCCGGCCTGGCGGCATATCTCGCCTATTTCCAATTATCTCAACACTGCGAAGTTATCAACGCGACTGGGTGTTACCCGATATTGCTGCAGGACTGGTGCTTACCGCCATTCTGGTTCCTGTCGGAATGGGCTATGCCGCAGCCTCGGGCTTACCTGCCATTTACGGCCTGTATGCCACAATCGCTCCGCTGATCGTGTATGCCATCTTTGGACCAAGCCGTATCCTGGTTCTGGGGCCGGACTCTGCACTGGCTGCAATCATTGCGGCAACGATTCTGCCGCTGGCTGCAGGTAATGCTGATAAGGCGGTGGCCTTGGCCTCCATGCTTGCTGTTTTATCGGGGGTGTTATGTATCCTGGCGGGTTTGGCAAAGTTCGGTTTTATAACCGATCTTCTATCGAGGCCTATTCGAGACGGTTATCTAAACGGAATTGCGCTGACGGTATTGATTGGCCAGTTGCCGAAGATCTTCGGCTTTTCCGTAAGTGGAAGTAATTTTATAAAAGAAGCAAACAATCTTGTGCAAGGTATTTTGAATAGACAAATCAACTGGACGGCTTGTGTCATTGGTTTGTCCTGTCTCATTGTGATTCTCGGATGCAAGCGGTTGGTCCCGAGAATTCCGGGTGTGTTGATTGCTGTAGCCGGTGCAACGATCTCTGTTTCTTTGCTGGATTTGTCCGCCAGAGCGGGAATTGCCGTATGCGGTCCGTTGCCGCAAGGTATGCCTCAATTCACAATTCCAACTGTTTCGCTTTCCGAGTTAAGCACCTTATGTGCTGCCGCCGTTGCCATCGCACTCGTGTCTTTTGCCGATACGAGCGCACTTTCACGAACGTTTGCTCACCGGACAGGCTCTGAGGTTGACAGCAATCAGGAAATCATTGCTCTCGGTGCAGCCAATGTTGCAGCCGGATTGTTTCAGGGATTTCCCGTAAGCAGCAGCGCGTCGCGAACGCCAGTAGCTGAAGCCGCCGGCGCTAAGACCCAACTTACCGGTGTGGTCGGGGCAGTGTCTATAGCGCTCTTATTGATATATACCCCGGGGCTTTTACAGAACCTGCCTCAGGCCGCGCTCGGCGCTATTGTAATTGCCGCCTGCATCAATCTGGTTGAAATTCGAAGTGTCCTGCGTCTTTATCAACTGCGGCGCGATGAGTTTGTGTTATCCTTTGTTTGTTTTTTCGGTGTGGTGATACTGGGCGTTATTCAGGGTATCTTTATTGCCGTCGGTCTGGCACTGCTCGCCTTCATTTGGCGTGCATGGCAGCCTTATGATGCCGTGCTCGGTCACGTGGATGGCCTGAAAAGCTATCACGATATTTCCCGTCATCCTGAAGCCAAACGCATTGAGGGACTAGTGCTTTTCCGTTGGGATGCGCCGCTGTTTTTTGCCAACGCCGAAATATTCCGCAATCAGGTGCTGCGCGCGATAGCCAACGCCCCGACACAGACTAAATGGGTTGTCGTTGCAGCTGAACCGATTACGGACGTGGATATTACGGCTGCCGATGTGCTGGCCGATCTCGATCAAACGTTACATCAGGCCGGTATGGATTTATTTTTTGCAGAGATGAAAGGACCGGTGAAAGACAGTTTAAAACGTTATGGTCTGTTCAACAGGCTGGGCATCGAGAATTTCTTTCCTACTATTGATCAAGCTGTTGAGCGTTATTTGATCGTGCACAAAATCGAATAA